One Sporomusaceae bacterium ACPt DNA window includes the following coding sequences:
- the relA gene encoding GTP pyrophosphokinase has product MGSDVQGKKDNKPNIENLIAKIKSYQPDAPLSLVDKAYQLAYSAHAGQLRVSGEEYICHPLGVATILADLQIDAVTISASLLHDVVEDTEVTLEMLEKEFGKEIAMLVDGVTKLSRIEYKSKEEQQLENYRKMFLAMAKDIRVVLIKLADRLHNMRTLKYMAPHKQQEISRETLEIFAPLAHRLGISNIKWELEDLSFRFLEPEKYYKLVEQVKQKRKEREEIITEAITLMSERLEAVGISAEIQGRPKHFYSIYKKMKKNHKQDVNEIYDLSAIRIVVDTVKDCYGALGIVHTLWKPLPGRFKDYIAMPKSNGYQSLHTTVIGQSGQPLEIQIRTLDMHRISEYGIAAHWRYKEGSKGAHKDTDQKLAWLRQLLEWHRDLRDPREFIETVKLDVFADEVFVFTPRGDVIDLPAGSVPIDFAYRIHTDVGHRCVGAKVNGKIVPLEYKLTNGDIVEIITSKQCNGPSRDWLNVVGSSETRNKIRQWFKKEKREENIAKGREMVERESKKLGYEWRDLIKGDRLSEVAKKLNVSNEDDLFEGLGYGGVTLHGVMTKLIEMHKKELKSTTPPDVSAMLAELKPKRPKNKASHGILVKGESGLMVRLARCCNPLPGDAIVGYITRGRGVSVHRADCPNILNNPEEYERMIEVNWDVPGDTLYKVSIEIIGMDRPNLLSDIMMVAADSKINITSLNARVQKNKTAVITMDLDIGNLTQLEHIMTKMRRVQDVFNVHRMTQTLGGV; this is encoded by the coding sequence ATGGGCAGCGATGTGCAAGGCAAAAAGGATAACAAGCCAAATATTGAAAATTTAATAGCCAAAATCAAGTCTTACCAACCTGACGCGCCGTTATCGCTGGTGGACAAAGCTTATCAGTTGGCATACAGCGCCCATGCCGGTCAACTTAGGGTATCTGGCGAAGAATATATCTGCCACCCGCTAGGGGTTGCTACTATCCTGGCCGATTTACAAATTGACGCTGTCACAATCAGTGCCAGCTTACTCCATGATGTGGTGGAAGATACCGAGGTTACCCTGGAGATGCTGGAGAAAGAATTCGGTAAAGAAATTGCCATGCTGGTTGATGGGGTTACAAAATTAAGCCGTATCGAGTATAAATCAAAAGAAGAGCAACAGTTGGAAAACTATCGCAAGATGTTCCTGGCTATGGCCAAGGATATCCGAGTCGTGTTGATAAAACTTGCGGATAGATTACATAATATGAGAACTCTTAAATATATGGCGCCGCATAAGCAGCAGGAAATTTCCCGCGAAACGCTGGAGATTTTTGCGCCATTGGCGCATCGTCTTGGTATCTCCAATATTAAGTGGGAGCTGGAAGACTTATCATTCCGGTTTTTGGAGCCGGAAAAGTATTATAAACTTGTAGAACAGGTCAAGCAAAAGCGCAAAGAACGTGAGGAAATCATCACTGAAGCCATTACCCTTATGAGTGAACGTCTTGAAGCGGTCGGCATTAGTGCCGAAATTCAAGGCCGGCCTAAACATTTTTACAGTATCTATAAAAAAATGAAAAAAAATCACAAACAAGATGTCAATGAAATTTATGACTTATCAGCTATCCGGATTGTTGTTGACACTGTAAAAGACTGTTATGGGGCATTAGGAATTGTTCACACTTTATGGAAACCATTACCAGGCAGGTTTAAGGATTATATTGCCATGCCTAAATCTAATGGCTACCAGTCACTCCACACTACTGTTATCGGCCAGTCCGGCCAACCCCTGGAAATTCAAATCCGCACTTTAGATATGCACCGTATTTCCGAATACGGTATTGCGGCACATTGGCGGTATAAAGAAGGCAGTAAAGGCGCTCACAAGGATACCGACCAAAAATTGGCATGGCTGAGACAATTATTGGAATGGCACCGTGATTTGCGTGACCCGCGTGAATTTATTGAAACAGTAAAACTTGACGTCTTTGCCGATGAGGTATTTGTTTTTACGCCTCGTGGTGATGTAATTGATTTGCCGGCCGGATCGGTGCCTATCGACTTTGCCTATCGTATCCATACAGATGTCGGTCACCGCTGTGTCGGCGCCAAAGTTAACGGTAAGATTGTACCTCTGGAATATAAACTTACCAATGGCGATATTGTTGAAATAATTACTAGCAAACAATGTAATGGTCCCAGCCGTGACTGGCTAAATGTTGTAGGTTCCTCTGAAACACGTAATAAAATCCGGCAATGGTTTAAAAAGGAAAAGCGTGAAGAAAACATTGCCAAAGGCCGGGAAATGGTGGAACGTGAGAGCAAGAAGCTTGGTTACGAATGGCGCGATCTTATTAAAGGTGACCGTCTGAGTGAAGTAGCCAAAAAACTTAATGTGTCCAATGAAGACGATTTATTTGAAGGTTTGGGCTATGGCGGAGTTACTTTGCATGGCGTTATGACCAAGCTGATTGAAATGCATAAAAAGGAGTTAAAAAGTACAACTCCTCCTGATGTGTCAGCAATGTTAGCCGAGCTTAAGCCTAAACGGCCTAAAAACAAAGCCAGCCATGGTATTTTGGTGAAAGGTGAGTCCGGACTTATGGTAAGGCTTGCCCGGTGTTGCAATCCCTTGCCTGGCGATGCTATAGTCGGATATATAACTAGAGGGCGGGGGGTGTCGGTGCATCGCGCTGATTGTCCTAACATATTAAACAATCCTGAAGAATATGAGCGCATGATTGAAGTCAACTGGGATGTACCGGGCGACACCCTTTATAAGGTATCTATTGAAATTATCGGCATGGACCGGCCTAATCTGTTATCAGATATCATGATGGTGGCCGCCGACTCTAAGATAAATATCACTTCGCTTAACGCCCGAGTACAAAAAAATAAAACTGCCGTTATTACAATGGACCTTGATATCGGCAATCTGACCCAGTTAGAACATATTATGACTAAAATGCGCCGGGTCCAGGATGTATTTAATGTACACCGTATGACACAAACCTTAGGAGGTGTCTGA
- the apt gene encoding Adenine phosphoribosyltransferase: MNLREKIRNIPDFPQQGIQFKDITTLLKDGKAFRLAIDMLAEHYQKQHIDVVLGPEARGFAIGAPVAYVLGAGFVPIRKPGKLPAETISYEYSLEYGKDALEIHKDAIEPGSKVLIADDLLATGGTTMATIKLVERLGGQVVGLAFLIELSFLNGREVLNGYDITSLIKY, translated from the coding sequence ATGAATCTACGGGAAAAAATAAGAAATATACCCGATTTTCCCCAGCAGGGAATTCAGTTTAAGGATATCACCACCTTACTCAAAGATGGGAAGGCTTTTCGTTTGGCTATTGATATGTTGGCAGAACACTATCAGAAGCAGCATATTGACGTAGTGCTTGGACCAGAAGCGCGGGGATTTGCTATCGGTGCCCCGGTCGCTTATGTGTTGGGAGCAGGTTTTGTTCCGATTCGTAAGCCCGGTAAGTTGCCGGCTGAAACTATAAGTTACGAATATTCACTGGAATATGGAAAAGACGCCTTGGAAATCCATAAAGACGCTATTGAACCGGGTAGTAAAGTTTTAATTGCTGATGATTTGCTGGCAACCGGTGGTACTACGATGGCCACAATCAAACTTGTTGAACGTTTAGGTGGGCAAGTTGTCGGATTGGCTTTCTTGATTGAACTGTCGTTCTTAAACGGCCGGGAAGTTTTAAATGGATATGATATAACCTCGCTAATTAAATACTAA